One window of Pelobates fuscus isolate aPelFus1 chromosome 9, aPelFus1.pri, whole genome shotgun sequence genomic DNA carries:
- the INAFM1 gene encoding putative transmembrane protein INAFM1 gives MTHRDLDGIGVTNQDSDDKKTKTSGLNNKQWVRLATVVAYFLCVSLAAVILAVYYGLIWAPSSKGNKTLDFSSAVTSPPVVAAGSHSVDPLLKRSRDLSGRSKRGFKTILAENPSVDGYYTPQRQVGKKARVSPAHTHHDLKFGAKASKEVSTPKQKCGSSKVMEDAEVPGMTSEEASGVRPRCDY, from the coding sequence ATGACACACAGGGATCTGGATGGGATCGGAGTGACGAACCAGGACTCCGACGATAAGAAGACAAAGACTTCAGGATTGAACAACAAGCAGTGGGTGAGACTGGCGACGGTGGTGGCGTATTTTCTTTGTGTATCCCTGGCTGCTGTTATCCTGGCGGTTTATTATGGGCTAATATGGGCTCCATCTTCCAAAGGAAACAAGACTCTGGATTTTAGCAGTGCAGTCACCTCACCACCGGTGGTAGCAGCAGGAAGCCACAGTGTGGATCCTCTTCTTAAGAGAAGTAGGGACCTAAGTGGCAGGTCCAAGAGAGGATTCAAGACCATCCTGGCCGAGAATCCATCAGTAGATGGCTATTACACTCCTCAGAGACAAGTTGGAAAGAAAGCCCGTGTATCTCCTGCTCATACCCACCATGACCTGAAGTTTGGGGCGAAAGCCAGTAAGGAAGTCTCAACTCCAAAACAAAAGTGTGGCTCTTCCAAAGTTATGGAGGATGCAGAGGTGCCTGGAATGACCTCTGAAGAAGCAAGTGGGGTGAGACCCAGATGTGACTACTAA